From Ancylobacter pratisalsi, one genomic window encodes:
- the rplD gene encoding 50S ribosomal protein L4, with protein sequence MELTVKTLDGAEAGSVTLSDEIFGLEPRQDILHRCVVWQLSRRQAGTHQTLSRADVNRTKRKMYKQKGTGGARHGAASAPQFRGGAKAFGPVARSHASELPKKVRALALKHALSSKAKDQQIVVLDDAVLSEPKTKLLKERLAGLGLSNVLVISGAEVDANFGLASRNVGHLDVLPVQGINVYDILRRQTLVLTKAAVDALEARFK encoded by the coding sequence ATGGAACTCACCGTCAAGACACTCGACGGGGCCGAAGCCGGTTCCGTCACCCTCTCGGACGAGATCTTCGGTCTCGAGCCGCGTCAGGACATCCTGCACCGTTGCGTGGTGTGGCAGCTTTCGCGCCGTCAGGCTGGTACGCACCAGACCCTGTCGCGGGCGGACGTGAACCGCACCAAGCGCAAGATGTACAAGCAGAAGGGCACCGGCGGCGCTCGCCACGGTGCGGCTTCCGCACCGCAGTTCCGCGGCGGTGCCAAGGCGTTCGGTCCGGTGGCGCGCAGCCACGCAAGCGAGCTGCCCAAGAAGGTGCGCGCGCTGGCTCTGAAGCATGCGCTGTCGTCGAAGGCAAAGGACCAGCAGATCGTCGTTCTCGACGATGCGGTGCTGTCCGAGCCCAAGACCAAGTTGCTCAAGGAGCGCCTGGCGGGTCTCGGCCTGTCCAACGTGCTGGTTATTTCGGGCGCTGAGGTCGATGCCAATTTCGGCCTCGCTTCGCGCAATGTCGGCCACCTGGACGTGCTGCCCGTGCAGGGCATCAACGTCTACGACATCCTCCGTCGTCAGACCCTGGTTCTGACGAAGGCGGCTGTCGACGCTCTGGAGGCGCGCTTCAAATGA
- the rplC gene encoding 50S ribosomal protein L3: MRSGVIAQKVGMTRIFTDAGEHIPVTVLKVDNCQVVAHRTLDKNGYVAVQLGVGRAKPQNTTRAMRGHFAVAKVEPKRRLAEFRVEEEGLIPVGAELTADHFVVGQFVDVTGTSIGKGFAGGMKRHNFGGLRATHGVSVSHRSIGSTGGRQDPGKTFKNKKMPGHMGAETVTTQNLKVVLTDVERGLIAVEGAVPGNKGGWILIADAVKKKLPAEAPKPGKFRIPGDVAVSETPADAPVAEAAAEENV, translated from the coding sequence ATGCGGTCAGGCGTCATCGCCCAGAAGGTCGGAATGACCCGCATCTTTACCGATGCAGGCGAGCATATTCCGGTCACTGTGCTGAAAGTCGATAATTGCCAGGTGGTCGCCCACCGGACACTCGACAAGAACGGATACGTGGCGGTTCAGCTCGGCGTTGGCCGGGCCAAGCCGCAGAACACGACGCGCGCCATGCGCGGGCACTTCGCGGTTGCGAAGGTCGAGCCCAAGCGCCGGCTGGCGGAGTTCCGTGTCGAGGAAGAGGGGCTGATCCCGGTCGGTGCCGAGTTGACGGCGGACCACTTCGTTGTGGGCCAGTTCGTTGACGTGACCGGCACCTCGATCGGTAAGGGCTTTGCCGGTGGTATGAAGCGCCACAACTTCGGCGGTCTTCGTGCCACGCACGGCGTGTCGGTTTCGCATCGTTCGATCGGTTCTACCGGTGGTCGTCAGGACCCGGGTAAGACCTTCAAGAACAAGAAGATGCCCGGTCACATGGGCGCTGAGACTGTGACCACGCAGAACCTCAAGGTCGTTCTGACCGATGTGGAGCGTGGACTGATCGCGGTCGAAGGCGCGGTTCCGGGCAACAAGGGCGGCTGGATCTTGATCGCGGATGCGGTGAAGAAGAAGCTGCCGGCCGAAGCGCCGAAGCCGGGCAAGTTCCGGATCCCCGGCGATGTGGCGGTCAGCGAGACGCCGGCCGATGCGCCGGTGGCTGAAGCTGCGGCCGAGGAGAACGTGTGA
- the rpsJ gene encoding 30S ribosomal protein S10, with protein MNGQNIRIRLKAFDHRILDASTREIVSTAKRTGAQVRGPIPLPTRIEKFTVNRSPHVDKKSREQFEMRTHKRLLDIVDPTPQTVDALMKLDLAAGVDVEIKL; from the coding sequence ATGAACGGCCAGAACATTCGGATCCGCCTCAAGGCGTTCGATCATCGTATCCTGGACGCTTCCACCCGCGAGATCGTCTCGACGGCGAAGCGTACAGGCGCCCAGGTTCGCGGTCCCATTCCGCTGCCGACGCGGATTGAGAAATTCACGGTCAATCGGTCTCCTCACGTGGACAAGAAGTCCCGTGAGCAGTTCGAGATGCGGACGCACAAGCGTTTGCTGGACATAGTCGACCCGACACCCCAGACGGTGGACGCGCTGATGAAGCTCGACCTCGCCGCCGGTGTCGACGTCGAGATCAAGCTCTGA